A region of Peromyscus maniculatus bairdii isolate BWxNUB_F1_BW_parent chromosome 7, HU_Pman_BW_mat_3.1, whole genome shotgun sequence DNA encodes the following proteins:
- the LOC102928525 gene encoding caspase-12-like isoform X4, translating into MQTVSEIAFDFVAFYDQEACTAMAEFHSDDEDDESQKISTASSPAEFTKEKEDEEMKDDIGVAPASHPLLTAPQEIQSTEAHDTLQLCPRDQFYKMKTEMAKEIYPVMEKEGRTRLALIICNKKFDYLLDRDDAEVDILNMQELLQNLGYSVVLKENLTAQEMETELRRFASRPEHQSSDSTFLVFMSHGILEGICGVKHRNREPDVLHDDTIFTIFNNSNCRSLRNKPKILIMQACRGRHNGIVWVSTRKGIATADTDEESVLSCKWNRCITKAHVEKDFIAFKSSTPHNISWKVGKNGSLFISKLIDCFKKYCWRYHLEEIFRKVQHSFEVPGELTQMPTIERVSMTRYFYLFPGN; encoded by the exons AATTTCATtctgatgatgaggatgatgaatCTCAGAAAATATCTACAGCATCTTCTCCAGCAG aattcacaaaagaaaaagaagatgaagaaatgaaggacGATATTGGAGTGGCCCCTGCATCACATCCACTACTAACAG ctcctcaggaaatccagagcaCAGAAGCCCATGATACACTGCAACTTTGTCCTCGAGATCAATTCTATAAGATGAAGACAGAAATGGCAAAAGAG ATATATCCAGTGATGGAGAAGGAAGGCCGAACACGCTTGGCTCTCATCATCTGCAACAAAAAGTTTGACTACCTCCTTGATCGAGATGATGCTGAGGTTGATATTTTGAACATGCAAGAGCTACTTCAAAACCTTGGATACTCAGTGGTGCTAAAGGAGAACCTTACAGCTCAG gagatggagacagaattaCGGAGGTTTGCCAGCCGTCCGGAGCACCAGTCCTCTGACAGCACCTTCCTGGTGTTCATGTCCCACGGCATCCTGGAAGGAATCTGCGGGGTGAAGCACAGAAACAGAGAGCCGGACGTTCTTCATGATGACACCATCTTCACAATTTTCAACAACTCTAACTGCAGGAGTCTGAGAAACAAACCCAAGATCCTCATCATGCAGGCCTGCAGGGGCA GACATAATGGAATTGTTTGGGTATCCACAAGGAAAGGGATAGCCACTGCTGATACAGATGAGGAGAGTGTGCTGAGCTGTAAATGGAATAGGTGCATAACAAAGGCCCACGTGGAGAAAGACTTCATTGCTTTCAAATCTTCTACCCCAC ATAATATTTCTTGGAAGGTGGGGAAGAATGGCTCTCTCTTCATCTCCAAACTCATCGACTGCTTCAAGAAGTATTGTTGGCGTTATCATTTGGAGGAAATTTTTCGAAAA GTTCAACATTCATTTGAGGTCCCAGGTGAACTCACTCAGATGCCCACCATTGAGAGAGTATCCATGACACGGTATTTCTACCTCTTCCCTGGCAATTAA
- the LOC102928525 gene encoding caspase-12-like isoform X3 yields MQTVSEIAFDFVAFYDQEACTAMAEFHSDDEDDESQKISTASSPADSENGVKDRKDDEQTLSEQISTFSLTEFTKEKEDEEMKDDIGVAPASHPLLTAPQEIQSTEAHDTLQLCPRDQFYKMKTEMAKEIYPVMEKEGRTRLALIICNKKFDYLLDRDDAEVDILNMQELLQNLGYSVVLKENLTAQEMETELRRFASRPEHQSSDSTFLVFMSHGILEGICGVKHRNREPDVLHDDTIFTIFNNSNCRSLRNKPKILIMQACRGRHNGIVWVSTRKGIATADTDEESVLSCKWNRCITKAHVEKDFIAFKSSTPHNISWKVGKNGSLFISKLIDCFKKYCWRYHLEEIFRKVQHSFEVPGELTQMPTIERVSMTRYFYLFPGN; encoded by the exons AATTTCATtctgatgatgaggatgatgaatCTCAGAAAATATCTACAGCATCTTCTCCAGCAG ACTCTGAAAATGGAGTTAAAGACAGAAAAGATGATGAACAAACTTTATCAGAGCAGATATCCACTTTCTCTCTGACAG aattcacaaaagaaaaagaagatgaagaaatgaaggacGATATTGGAGTGGCCCCTGCATCACATCCACTACTAACAG ctcctcaggaaatccagagcaCAGAAGCCCATGATACACTGCAACTTTGTCCTCGAGATCAATTCTATAAGATGAAGACAGAAATGGCAAAAGAG ATATATCCAGTGATGGAGAAGGAAGGCCGAACACGCTTGGCTCTCATCATCTGCAACAAAAAGTTTGACTACCTCCTTGATCGAGATGATGCTGAGGTTGATATTTTGAACATGCAAGAGCTACTTCAAAACCTTGGATACTCAGTGGTGCTAAAGGAGAACCTTACAGCTCAG gagatggagacagaattaCGGAGGTTTGCCAGCCGTCCGGAGCACCAGTCCTCTGACAGCACCTTCCTGGTGTTCATGTCCCACGGCATCCTGGAAGGAATCTGCGGGGTGAAGCACAGAAACAGAGAGCCGGACGTTCTTCATGATGACACCATCTTCACAATTTTCAACAACTCTAACTGCAGGAGTCTGAGAAACAAACCCAAGATCCTCATCATGCAGGCCTGCAGGGGCA GACATAATGGAATTGTTTGGGTATCCACAAGGAAAGGGATAGCCACTGCTGATACAGATGAGGAGAGTGTGCTGAGCTGTAAATGGAATAGGTGCATAACAAAGGCCCACGTGGAGAAAGACTTCATTGCTTTCAAATCTTCTACCCCAC ATAATATTTCTTGGAAGGTGGGGAAGAATGGCTCTCTCTTCATCTCCAAACTCATCGACTGCTTCAAGAAGTATTGTTGGCGTTATCATTTGGAGGAAATTTTTCGAAAA GTTCAACATTCATTTGAGGTCCCAGGTGAACTCACTCAGATGCCCACCATTGAGAGAGTATCCATGACACGGTATTTCTACCTCTTCCCTGGCAATTAA